Proteins encoded together in one Stutzerimonas stutzeri window:
- a CDS encoding ABC transporter ATP-binding protein, whose product MAPAEEVLRLEQVRKAFNIGTPLETEVLHGIDLQLRRGELAALVGPSGSGKSTLLNLIGLLDTPSSGELYVLGQATRDSDDEARTQLRNQAIGFVFQFHHLISAFSVLENVLMPLMIRHGKPSRAETDLARALLEEVGLGPFADKKPTQISGGQQQRVAIARALVTRPPLLLADEPTGNLDTRTAQSVFELFHRLNAQFGCAILVVTHDPRLAADCERTIQLVDGRIVSDAANPLAS is encoded by the coding sequence ATGGCCCCTGCCGAGGAAGTCCTGCGCCTGGAACAGGTGCGCAAGGCCTTCAACATCGGCACACCCCTGGAGACCGAAGTGCTGCACGGCATCGACCTGCAGCTTCGGCGCGGCGAGCTGGCCGCGCTGGTCGGCCCGTCCGGCTCCGGCAAGAGCACTCTGCTGAACCTGATCGGCCTGCTGGATACGCCCAGCTCCGGCGAGCTGTATGTACTCGGCCAGGCGACACGCGACAGCGACGACGAAGCGCGCACGCAGCTGCGCAATCAGGCGATCGGCTTCGTGTTTCAGTTCCATCACCTGATCTCGGCGTTCAGCGTGCTGGAGAACGTGCTGATGCCGCTGATGATCCGCCACGGCAAACCCTCCCGGGCGGAGACCGACCTGGCGCGCGCCCTGCTCGAGGAGGTCGGCCTCGGCCCGTTCGCCGACAAGAAACCCACGCAGATCTCTGGTGGCCAGCAGCAGCGGGTCGCCATTGCCCGTGCGCTGGTGACCCGTCCACCGCTGCTGCTGGCAGACGAGCCGACCGGCAATCTCGATACGCGCACCGCGCAAAGCGTGTTCGAGCTGTTCCACCGCCTGAACGCCCAGTTCGGCTGCGCCATCCTGGTTGTCACTCACGATCCGCGACTCGCCGCAGACTGCGAGCGCACCATCCAGCTGGTCGACGGCCGCATCGTCAGCGATGCCGCCAACCCGCTTGCAAGCTGA
- a CDS encoding bifunctional protein tyrosine phosphatase family protein/NAD(P)/FAD-dependent oxidoreductase encodes MQTIKRLTPFLSVAAQLQPADMALLASNGFRCVINNRPDNEGEGQPSSEAMRAAAEASGLEYHHLPVESGQITEADVAAFRALLERIKGPALAFCRTGTRSASLWALAEAHHLDPQVLLQTAQQASYDLSGLLPRMQQYWQSIIDQPLPAASTFAATPRYDVLVIGAGAAGCAVTASLLKRDPELRIALIEPRDQHYYQPGWTLVGAGVFDRANTERAMSRCIPSRAQWIRAAAEAFEPEHQQVVLEDGSRIGYRALVVCPGLSLDWDAIEGARDSLGKFGVTSNYAFELAPYTWQLVQNLRGGKALFTQPPMPIKCAGAPQKAMYLSCDHWRQHGVLKDIEVDFCSAGAVLFGVADFVPALMQYVERYGARLNFNHSLVAVDGPAHKAWFKVTDGAGQHSTVERDFDLLHLVPPQHAPDFIRHSALANADGWFEAEHETLRHPRFGNIFSLGDVCSAPNAKTAAAVRKQAPVVAENVLSVLKGSGPRALYDGYGSCPLTVEYGKVILAEFGYGGKLLPTFPLDPKVPRRLAWKLKTQWMPSIYFDMMLKGHEWLAEPKHLDFEPRSTEARNACDFTQEKKG; translated from the coding sequence ATGCAAACAATAAAACGACTGACCCCTTTTCTCTCCGTCGCGGCCCAGCTGCAACCGGCCGACATGGCACTGCTGGCCAGCAATGGCTTCCGCTGCGTCATCAACAACCGTCCGGACAATGAGGGCGAGGGCCAGCCGTCGAGCGAGGCCATGCGCGCCGCTGCCGAGGCGTCCGGCCTGGAGTATCACCATCTCCCCGTGGAATCCGGACAGATCACCGAAGCTGACGTTGCGGCCTTCCGAGCACTGCTGGAACGGATCAAGGGCCCGGCCTTGGCCTTCTGTCGCACCGGTACCCGTTCTGCCTCACTCTGGGCGCTGGCCGAGGCACACCATCTCGACCCACAGGTGCTGCTGCAAACTGCCCAGCAGGCAAGCTACGACCTCAGCGGCCTGCTGCCGCGCATGCAGCAGTACTGGCAGTCGATCATCGACCAGCCGCTTCCGGCCGCCTCGACCTTTGCCGCCACACCGCGTTACGACGTTCTGGTGATCGGCGCTGGCGCGGCCGGCTGCGCAGTGACTGCCAGCCTGCTCAAGCGCGACCCCGAACTGCGCATCGCCCTCATCGAACCGCGTGACCAGCACTACTACCAGCCCGGCTGGACGCTGGTGGGGGCCGGCGTGTTCGACCGTGCCAATACCGAGCGCGCGATGAGCCGCTGCATTCCGTCCAGGGCACAGTGGATTCGCGCAGCCGCAGAGGCCTTCGAACCCGAGCACCAGCAGGTGGTCCTCGAGGACGGCAGCCGCATCGGCTATCGTGCCCTGGTGGTCTGCCCGGGCCTAAGCCTCGACTGGGACGCCATCGAAGGCGCCCGCGACAGCCTCGGCAAGTTCGGCGTGACCTCCAACTACGCCTTCGAGCTCGCACCCTACACCTGGCAGCTGGTGCAGAACCTGCGCGGCGGCAAGGCGCTGTTCACCCAGCCACCCATGCCGATCAAGTGTGCCGGCGCACCGCAGAAGGCCATGTACCTGTCCTGCGATCACTGGCGCCAGCACGGCGTACTGAAGGATATCGAGGTCGACTTCTGCTCGGCCGGTGCAGTGCTGTTCGGCGTTGCCGACTTCGTACCCGCGCTGATGCAGTACGTCGAACGTTACGGTGCCCGACTGAACTTCAACCACTCCCTGGTGGCGGTGGACGGGCCCGCGCACAAGGCCTGGTTCAAGGTCACCGACGGCGCCGGACAGCACAGCACGGTGGAGCGGGACTTCGATCTGCTGCACCTGGTGCCGCCGCAGCACGCACCGGACTTCATCCGCCACAGCGCCCTGGCCAACGCCGACGGCTGGTTCGAGGCCGAGCACGAGACGCTGCGGCATCCGCGCTTCGGCAATATCTTCAGCCTTGGCGACGTCTGCTCCGCGCCCAACGCGAAGACCGCCGCGGCGGTCCGCAAGCAGGCACCGGTGGTCGCCGAGAACGTGTTGAGCGTACTCAAGGGCAGCGGCCCGCGGGCGCTCTACGACGGCTACGGTTCCTGCCCGCTGACCGTCGAGTACGGCAAGGTGATCCTCGCCGAGTTCGGCTACGGCGGAAAGCTGCTGCCGACCTTCCCCCTCGACCCGAAGGTGCCGCGGCGGCTGGCCTGGAAGCTGAAGACGCAATGGATGCCCTCGATCTACTTCGACATGATGCTCAAGGGGCATGAATGGCTGGCCGAACCGAAGCATCTGGACTTCGAACCGCGCTCGACCGAGGCACGCAACGCCTGCGACTTCACCCAGGAGAAGAAGGGATGA
- a CDS encoding MBL fold metallo-hydrolase, whose protein sequence is MNAHVEAFFDPATFTYSYVVSDPETRQCAVIDSVLDYDPASGRTSHASAQHLVDYVRNQDLRVQWLLETHVHADHLSAAPYLKQHLGGKLAIGDRITVVQDTFGKLFNAGSGFATDGRQFDHLFHDGDRFQVGNVQARALHTPGHTPACMTYVIGDAAFVGDTLFMPDYGTARCDFPGGDARTLYQSIQKLFTLPDETRVFMCHDYKAPGREEFLYETTIAAEREHNVHIHSGISEEQFVAMRTARDATLGMPTLILPSVQINMRGGELPEPESNGTGYLKIPLDVL, encoded by the coding sequence ATGAATGCCCACGTCGAAGCCTTCTTCGATCCCGCGACCTTTACCTACAGCTACGTGGTCAGCGACCCGGAAACGCGCCAGTGTGCGGTGATCGACTCGGTGCTGGACTACGACCCGGCATCCGGCCGCACCTCCCATGCAAGCGCGCAGCACCTGGTCGACTACGTGCGCAACCAGGACCTGCGGGTGCAGTGGCTGCTGGAAACCCATGTGCATGCCGACCATCTGAGCGCGGCGCCCTATCTCAAGCAGCACCTGGGCGGCAAACTGGCGATCGGTGATCGCATCACCGTGGTGCAGGACACCTTCGGCAAGCTGTTCAACGCAGGCAGCGGGTTCGCCACCGATGGCCGTCAGTTCGATCACCTGTTCCACGACGGCGACCGCTTCCAGGTTGGCAACGTGCAGGCCCGCGCCCTCCACACCCCGGGCCACACCCCGGCCTGCATGACCTACGTCATCGGTGACGCCGCCTTCGTCGGTGACACCCTGTTCATGCCCGACTACGGCACCGCCCGCTGCGATTTTCCCGGCGGCGACGCGCGCACCCTGTACCAGTCGATCCAGAAGCTGTTCACCCTGCCAGACGAGACCCGGGTGTTCATGTGCCATGACTACAAGGCGCCCGGGCGTGAGGAGTTTCTCTACGAGACCACCATCGCCGCCGAGCGCGAGCACAACGTGCATATCCACAGCGGTATCAGCGAGGAGCAGTTCGTCGCCATGCGCACCGCACGCGATGCCACGCTGGGCATGCCCACCCTGATCCTGCCTTCGGTGCAGATCAACATGCGCGGCGGCGAACTGCCCGAGCCCGAAAGCAACGGGACGGGCTACCTGAAGATCCCCCTGGACGTGCTGTAA
- a CDS encoding motility protein A: MNPSTLIGIVASIGLLAVVLLFAAKEPALFIDLPSLGIVLVGTLAATFISYPLREVTRVFGLLWTVLRNERLYTRQDLDELVQISRLWISGDLPAVEKAVEQVSNPFLRTGVQLVIDNTPEEDILEVLQWRIARLRARENAEAQLFRAMASYAPAFGMIGTLVGLINLMFMLGSGDMDLIGRSLAVALMTTFYGVLLANLILKPVAVKLERRTEQRVALMNLVMQGISMMCNRRSPAYMRETLKSFIAHHDDEIRDGTPAAPRVRPQED; this comes from the coding sequence ATGAACCCCTCCACCCTGATCGGCATCGTCGCGAGCATCGGCCTGCTGGCGGTCGTCCTGCTTTTCGCGGCCAAGGAACCGGCGCTCTTCATCGACCTGCCCAGCCTCGGCATCGTGCTGGTCGGCACTCTGGCTGCCACCTTCATCAGTTATCCGTTGCGCGAAGTCACTCGGGTATTCGGTTTGCTCTGGACCGTGCTGCGCAACGAGCGACTGTACACCCGTCAGGATCTCGACGAGCTGGTGCAGATTTCGCGGCTGTGGATCAGCGGCGATCTGCCCGCGGTGGAAAAGGCTGTCGAGCAGGTCAGCAATCCTTTCCTGCGTACCGGCGTGCAGCTGGTGATCGACAACACCCCGGAGGAGGACATTCTGGAGGTGCTGCAATGGCGGATCGCCCGGCTACGCGCACGGGAGAACGCCGAGGCGCAGCTGTTCCGCGCGATGGCCAGCTACGCGCCAGCGTTCGGCATGATCGGCACGCTGGTGGGCCTGATCAACCTGATGTTCATGCTCGGCAGCGGTGACATGGACCTGATCGGTCGCAGCCTGGCCGTTGCGCTGATGACCACCTTCTACGGTGTGCTGCTGGCCAATCTCATTCTCAAGCCGGTGGCGGTGAAGCTGGAGCGGCGTACCGAGCAGCGGGTCGCCCTGATGAACCTGGTGATGCAAGGCATCTCGATGATGTGCAACCGCCGTAGCCCGGCGTACATGCGCGAGACGCTGAAATCGTTCATCGCCCACCACGACGATGAAATCCGCGACGGTACGCCTGCGGCGCCGCGCGTCAGACCGCAGGAAGACTGA
- a CDS encoding ABC transporter permease, with translation MRLADSLWIEWKIALRFLLDNRMQTLLITFGIAVGSAVIVFITALITGLQANVIQRTLGTQAHIRILPPDEVNRTLPAAADSWSLVLESPRAQRLRSIINWRDVRDVLDQDVQILAVSPVISGPAIARRGVARASVALLGIDPPRYQRIIPLADDLIAGRFLVGAGNAVIGKELARDLGLGIGDKLRLDAGEGREAVVDIAGIFELGVRELDARYVYLDLKQAQTLLDLPGGVTVIDTTVAEIFQADEVARRLARLTGLRAESWMETNGQLLNALSSQSMTTEMIRAFVGISVAFGIASVLAVSVVQRTREIGILRAMGSPRGQILRVFLLQGGLLGLLGSACGGLVGWGLVQVFNLFGPRLFIIPVDPTLVPLAMLVATVTGVLAAAMPARRAARYDPAVAIRYV, from the coding sequence ATGCGCCTGGCCGACTCGCTGTGGATCGAATGGAAGATCGCCCTGCGCTTCCTGCTGGACAACCGCATGCAGACACTGCTGATCACCTTCGGCATCGCCGTCGGTTCGGCGGTGATCGTCTTCATTACCGCCCTGATCACCGGCTTGCAGGCCAACGTCATCCAACGAACCCTCGGCACCCAGGCCCACATCCGCATCCTGCCCCCGGACGAGGTCAACCGCACGCTTCCAGCCGCCGCCGACAGTTGGTCGCTGGTATTGGAAAGCCCGCGCGCCCAGCGTCTGCGTTCGATCATCAACTGGCGGGACGTGCGTGACGTCCTCGACCAGGACGTGCAGATTCTCGCGGTGTCGCCGGTGATCAGCGGCCCGGCCATTGCCCGGCGCGGCGTCGCCCGGGCCTCCGTGGCGCTGCTGGGCATCGATCCACCGCGTTATCAGCGCATCATCCCGCTGGCCGACGACCTGATCGCCGGCCGCTTCCTGGTGGGTGCGGGCAACGCAGTGATCGGCAAGGAGCTGGCCCGCGACCTCGGCCTGGGCATCGGCGACAAGCTGCGCCTGGATGCCGGCGAAGGCCGCGAAGCGGTCGTCGACATCGCCGGCATCTTCGAGCTGGGCGTGCGCGAGCTGGACGCGCGCTACGTCTATCTCGACCTCAAGCAGGCGCAGACGCTGCTCGACCTGCCCGGCGGCGTGACAGTGATCGATACCACGGTCGCCGAAATCTTCCAGGCCGACGAAGTTGCCAGGCGCCTGGCGCGCCTGACCGGGTTACGCGCCGAAAGCTGGATGGAAACCAACGGCCAGCTGCTCAACGCGCTCAGCTCGCAAAGCATGACCACCGAGATGATCCGTGCGTTCGTCGGCATCTCGGTGGCCTTCGGCATCGCCAGCGTACTGGCCGTGAGTGTGGTCCAGCGTACCCGCGAGATCGGCATCCTGCGCGCCATGGGCAGCCCGCGCGGGCAGATCCTGCGCGTATTCCTGCTGCAGGGCGGGCTACTCGGGCTGCTCGGCTCGGCCTGCGGCGGGCTGGTCGGCTGGGGACTGGTGCAGGTGTTCAACCTGTTCGGCCCGCGGCTGTTCATCATTCCGGTCGACCCCACGCTGGTGCCGCTGGCCATGCTGGTGGCGACGGTCACCGGCGTGCTGGCGGCGGCGATGCCCGCGCGACGTGCGGCGCGTTACGACCCGGCGGTGGCGATCCGCTATGTGTGA
- a CDS encoding NAD(P)/FAD-dependent oxidoreductase: MSKAPIAIIGTGIAGLSAARTLHDAGQAVHLFDKSRGSGGRMASKRSDAGSLDLGAQYFTARDRRFAETVRQWQAGGWVDQWTPTLFQSRDGQLSPSADEQLRWVGTPTMSAITRGLLGEMPVTFSCRITEVFRGEQYWTLVDATGASHGPFSHVVIALPAPQAAALLSGAPKLAAVAASVAMEPTWAVALGFATPLGTALEGCFVQDDALDWIARNRSKPGRDGALDTWVLHATSSWSRQHLDLSKEAVIERLHGAFAELIDCVVPAPEFTLAHRWLYARPAQAHEWTALADAGLGLYACGDWCLSGRVEGAWLSGQEAARRLLENL; encoded by the coding sequence ATGAGCAAGGCTCCAATCGCCATCATCGGAACCGGAATCGCAGGACTTTCCGCCGCCCGCACGCTTCACGATGCCGGGCAGGCCGTACACCTTTTTGACAAGAGCCGCGGCAGCGGCGGTCGCATGGCCAGCAAGCGCAGCGACGCCGGCTCACTCGACCTCGGCGCGCAGTACTTCACGGCACGTGACCGCCGTTTCGCCGAAACCGTGCGCCAGTGGCAGGCCGGGGGCTGGGTGGATCAGTGGACGCCCACCCTGTTCCAGTCCCGCGACGGGCAGCTGAGCCCCTCTGCCGACGAGCAGCTGCGCTGGGTCGGCACCCCGACCATGAGCGCGATCACCCGCGGGTTGCTCGGCGAAATGCCGGTCACCTTCAGCTGTCGCATCACCGAAGTGTTCCGTGGCGAACAGTACTGGACGCTGGTGGACGCCACCGGCGCCAGCCATGGGCCCTTCAGCCATGTCGTCATCGCCCTGCCGGCGCCGCAGGCCGCCGCGCTGCTCTCTGGCGCGCCGAAACTCGCGGCGGTCGCCGCCAGCGTTGCCATGGAGCCGACCTGGGCCGTCGCCCTGGGCTTCGCCACACCGCTGGGCACGGCGCTGGAAGGCTGCTTCGTCCAGGATGACGCCCTGGACTGGATCGCGCGTAATCGCAGCAAGCCGGGGCGCGATGGCGCGCTGGACACCTGGGTACTGCACGCCACCAGCAGCTGGAGCCGTCAGCACCTGGATCTGTCGAAGGAGGCGGTGATCGAGCGCCTGCACGGCGCCTTCGCGGAGTTGATCGACTGCGTTGTACCAGCCCCCGAGTTCACCCTGGCGCACCGCTGGCTGTATGCCCGCCCGGCACAGGCCCACGAATGGACTGCCCTGGCCGACGCCGGCCTGGGCTTGTACGCCTGTGGCGACTGGTGCCTGTCCGGCCGGGTGGAAGGCGCCTGGCTCAGCGGCCAGGAAGCCGCCCGGCGGCTGCTGGAAAACCTCTGA
- a CDS encoding ZIP family metal transporter: protein MASTVQSPAATLRSAWLAQAQANPWITIGLAATAVAVLLLLLAGAVNAFQSSAASNVRYALLGGSAGFVATAVGAFLAIGLRDISTRTQDSMLGFAAGMMLAASAFSLILPGLAAGRELFGNGPAAAATVVAGLGLGVLLMLGLDYFTPHEHESTGPCGPECERLNRVWLFVLAIALHNIPEGMAIGVSFANGDMSVGLPLTTAISIQDIPEGLAVALALRTTGLSALASVLVAAASGLMEPIGALVGIGMSSGFAIAYPVSLGLAAGAMIFVVSHEVIPETHRNGHQTPATLGLMVGFAVMMFLDTALG, encoded by the coding sequence ATGGCGTCCACCGTCCAGAGCCCTGCTGCCACCCTGCGTTCCGCCTGGCTTGCGCAAGCCCAGGCCAATCCCTGGATCACCATCGGCCTGGCCGCAACGGCAGTCGCCGTCCTGCTGCTGTTGCTGGCCGGAGCGGTCAACGCATTCCAGAGCAGCGCGGCGAGCAACGTTCGCTACGCGTTGCTGGGAGGCAGCGCCGGGTTTGTTGCGACGGCGGTCGGCGCCTTTCTGGCGATCGGGCTGCGCGACATTTCCACCCGCACCCAGGACAGCATGCTCGGCTTCGCCGCAGGCATGATGCTTGCGGCGAGTGCCTTTTCGCTGATTCTGCCGGGGCTCGCAGCGGGCCGTGAGCTGTTCGGCAACGGTCCGGCCGCTGCCGCGACCGTTGTGGCCGGTCTCGGTCTGGGCGTGCTGCTGATGCTGGGGCTGGACTACTTCACGCCCCACGAACACGAGAGCACCGGGCCGTGTGGGCCTGAATGCGAACGTCTGAACCGGGTCTGGCTATTCGTGCTCGCCATTGCGCTGCACAACATTCCCGAAGGCATGGCCATCGGCGTCAGTTTCGCCAACGGCGACATGAGCGTTGGTCTGCCGCTGACCACCGCCATATCCATCCAGGACATTCCCGAAGGCCTCGCGGTGGCTTTGGCACTGCGCACCACCGGGCTGTCGGCGCTGGCGTCGGTGCTGGTCGCTGCGGCGTCCGGGTTGATGGAACCGATCGGGGCACTGGTGGGCATCGGCATGTCCAGCGGTTTCGCCATCGCCTATCCCGTCAGCCTGGGCCTGGCCGCCGGCGCAATGATCTTCGTGGTATCCCACGAGGTGATTCCCGAGACTCACCGCAACGGCCATCAGACCCCGGCGACGCTCGGCCTGATGGTTGGCTTCGCGGTCATGATGTTCCTGGATACCGCGTTGGGCTGA
- a CDS encoding DUF6538 domain-containing protein, whose translation MSSVPSYLWLSRHSIFYFRIVVPGVLRPLFPCSEIRRSLQTRCKREALIRGRELLLQVQKLYTQAFQGIRPSLDSLRGAWEAGGKRVASWAAWLRQQQLVALAEKPSDQGEGGRVRGPQKPRSAVSRAKREQSDRLVADAPSMRIPRSSGHPFHEHLTTDSTVIRPPIPRVSDH comes from the coding sequence GTGTCTTCCGTCCCTTCCTACCTCTGGTTATCCCGACACTCGATCTTCTATTTCAGGATTGTGGTGCCTGGAGTTCTGCGTCCGCTTTTCCCTTGTTCCGAGATCCGCCGTTCGCTGCAGACACGCTGCAAGCGTGAAGCCTTGATCCGTGGGCGCGAATTGCTCCTGCAGGTTCAGAAGCTCTACACCCAGGCATTCCAAGGCATTCGGCCATCCCTCGACTCCCTGCGTGGTGCCTGGGAGGCGGGCGGTAAGCGAGTTGCTAGTTGGGCTGCATGGCTCCGTCAGCAGCAATTGGTTGCGCTTGCGGAGAAGCCGTCGGATCAAGGGGAGGGAGGCAGGGTGAGAGGGCCGCAGAAGCCCCGGAGTGCCGTTTCAAGAGCCAAACGAGAGCAGTCGGATAGGCTGGTAGCGGATGCACCTAGCATGCGGATTCCACGGTCATCTGGCCACCCATTCCATGAGCATCTGACCACCGATTCCACGGTGATCCGGCCACCCATTCCACGCGTATCCGACCACTGA
- a CDS encoding efflux RND transporter periplasmic adaptor subunit has protein sequence MPAVRSIRRVVILAIALLAIGGWLIWRQLQGPELPAYRLEARPLVQRVVASGEVDSQSLAQVGSEITGVVAARHVREGDAVNAGDLLLELRDDEQRARLREAEAALQQLIDSTRPQAQATLREAQHNLEQASRELQRRETLFERKLLASEPLEQARRAELTARVVRDRARFAATALAEGGSEEQVLRQRLEVARANLARTRIHAQVDGIVQSRDVEPGDLVQPGRTLLTIARSGSSEILLPLDEKSLAPIEHGQSARIIADAYPDRVLTAKVSFIAPSVDTARGTIDVHLDLQEPAAFLRQGMTVSVNIETGRREQALVLPNDALRARDGSRAQVLRVRDGVVERVGVRLGMLGTALSEISEGLEAGDLVLIGDAEEGQRVRPRVQPIPSGSQD, from the coding sequence GTGCCTGCCGTAAGATCCATCCGCCGTGTAGTTATCCTGGCCATTGCGCTACTGGCGATTGGCGGCTGGCTGATCTGGCGCCAGCTGCAGGGCCCGGAACTGCCGGCCTACCGCCTGGAAGCTCGCCCACTGGTGCAGCGCGTGGTGGCCAGTGGTGAAGTGGACAGCCAGTCGCTGGCGCAGGTCGGCAGCGAAATCACCGGCGTGGTTGCTGCACGCCATGTGCGGGAAGGCGACGCGGTGAACGCCGGCGATCTGCTGCTGGAACTGCGCGACGACGAACAGCGCGCGCGCCTGCGCGAGGCCGAAGCGGCGCTGCAGCAGCTCATCGATTCCACTCGACCGCAGGCGCAGGCCACCCTGCGCGAGGCACAACACAATCTGGAACAGGCCAGCCGCGAACTGCAGCGCCGCGAAACGCTGTTCGAGCGCAAGCTGCTGGCTTCCGAGCCGCTGGAGCAGGCGCGCCGCGCGGAGCTGACCGCACGCGTGGTGCGTGATCGCGCCCGCTTCGCCGCCACAGCGCTGGCCGAAGGTGGCAGCGAGGAACAGGTCCTGCGGCAGCGTCTGGAGGTCGCCCGTGCGAACCTGGCCCGAACCCGTATTCACGCCCAGGTCGACGGCATCGTTCAGTCGCGCGACGTTGAGCCGGGCGACCTGGTTCAGCCGGGCCGCACACTGCTGACCATCGCCCGCTCCGGCAGCAGCGAAATCCTCTTGCCCCTCGACGAGAAGAGCCTGGCACCGATCGAGCACGGACAGAGCGCCCGGATCATCGCCGACGCCTATCCGGACCGCGTGCTGACGGCGAAGGTGAGCTTCATCGCACCGAGCGTGGACACGGCGCGCGGTACCATTGATGTCCATCTGGACCTGCAGGAGCCAGCAGCCTTTCTCCGCCAGGGCATGACGGTGTCGGTGAACATCGAGACAGGCCGGCGCGAGCAGGCACTGGTGCTGCCCAATGATGCGCTGCGCGCCCGCGACGGGTCGCGCGCCCAGGTGCTACGGGTGCGCGATGGCGTGGTCGAGCGCGTCGGTGTGCGACTGGGAATGCTGGGCACGGCGCTCAGCGAGATCAGCGAGGGGCTGGAGGCCGGCGATCTGGTGCTGATCGGCGACGCCGAAGAAGGTCAGCGCGTGCGGCCGCGCGTACAACCCATCCCCAGCGGCAGCCAGGACTGA
- a CDS encoding OmpA/MotB family protein: MNGQASQGSRFSRWHIEPQREEEQEAWLITYLDMLTLLLVMLVIMLALAGKGDGEQNDPAASAMLAAGELGVALPAPAAPIPSIAPVPTPAADAQPDDPQESMPTTPGMALGDDIQVIVNEGSISFRISSEILFGSGRAELEDAGLEVIDRLVPTLAANAFRIVVEGHTDNLPIQTERFPSNWELSASRASSVVRYLQLAGIEATRLSATGYADTRPLADNADERGRASNRRVELVMQTEPDKP, translated from the coding sequence GTGAACGGGCAAGCATCCCAGGGCAGCCGCTTCTCCCGCTGGCATATCGAGCCGCAGCGGGAAGAAGAGCAGGAAGCCTGGCTGATCACCTATCTGGATATGCTGACGCTGCTGCTGGTGATGCTGGTGATCATGCTCGCGCTGGCCGGCAAGGGCGACGGCGAGCAGAACGACCCCGCCGCCTCGGCCATGCTCGCGGCCGGGGAACTGGGCGTGGCGCTGCCGGCTCCCGCCGCACCGATTCCATCGATCGCACCAGTGCCGACGCCCGCCGCCGATGCGCAACCGGATGACCCGCAAGAGAGCATGCCGACGACGCCAGGCATGGCGCTGGGCGATGACATCCAGGTCATCGTCAACGAAGGCAGCATCAGCTTCCGCATCAGCAGCGAGATACTCTTCGGCTCCGGACGAGCCGAACTGGAGGACGCCGGGCTGGAAGTGATCGACCGATTGGTGCCGACGCTGGCGGCGAACGCCTTTCGCATCGTCGTTGAAGGGCATACCGACAACCTGCCGATCCAGACCGAGCGCTTTCCTTCCAACTGGGAGCTTTCCGCCAGCCGCGCCAGCAGCGTGGTGCGCTACCTGCAGCTGGCAGGCATCGAAGCGACGCGCCTGAGTGCCACCGGCTACGCCGACACCCGACCGCTCGCCGACAATGCTGACGAGCGCGGACGCGCCAGCAACCGCCGCGTCGAGCTGGTGATGCAGACCGAGCCGGACAAACCCTGA